The following coding sequences lie in one Mesorhizobium sp. NZP2298 genomic window:
- a CDS encoding helix-turn-helix domain-containing protein yields MRTEITHVDPAYRTYADFYMRSAYGAFPQQHRHIQGSMRSSLILVEQSRHEFVDPAVDELVVSTPLDAACSYDWNMGSGWTSGQSRTGDLIIVPPGTDSRWRAGGDRRLIILAIPTALVSQLLGPDCPADLAATFAPLGGSSGNDAFVNAVLRRLWENSGEDEPINRSLADRLVEALVCHLVMRAGTVTPKLAPGPFSLREWRKLEDYVDAHLHRDILLLDLADIVGWSVRHFSRMFRQATGKTPHDWIVAKRVGRSKDLLGKEKLSLAEIALCCGFADQSHFTTSFRKATGMTPLRWRRGRV; encoded by the coding sequence TTGAGAACCGAGATAACGCACGTCGATCCCGCTTATCGGACTTATGCCGACTTCTACATGCGGTCGGCTTACGGGGCGTTTCCGCAGCAGCACAGGCACATTCAAGGCAGCATGCGCTCCAGCCTGATCCTGGTCGAGCAGAGTCGGCATGAGTTCGTAGATCCGGCCGTCGACGAATTGGTCGTCTCGACGCCGCTTGATGCTGCCTGCAGCTATGACTGGAATATGGGGTCGGGCTGGACGTCCGGGCAGTCACGCACCGGCGATCTGATCATCGTCCCGCCGGGTACCGACAGCCGCTGGCGTGCGGGCGGCGACCGCCGGCTGATCATCCTGGCAATCCCGACGGCGCTGGTGAGCCAGTTGTTGGGGCCGGATTGTCCGGCGGACCTGGCCGCAACCTTCGCACCGCTTGGCGGCTCCTCGGGCAACGACGCATTCGTCAACGCTGTTCTGCGGCGGCTGTGGGAGAATAGCGGCGAGGACGAACCGATCAACCGCTCGCTTGCCGATCGACTGGTGGAGGCGCTCGTTTGCCACCTCGTAATGCGTGCCGGCACGGTCACGCCGAAGCTCGCGCCCGGCCCGTTTTCGCTGCGGGAGTGGCGCAAGCTCGAGGACTATGTCGACGCGCATCTGCATCGCGACATCCTGCTTCTGGACCTGGCGGACATCGTCGGCTGGAGCGTGCGGCACTTCTCGCGCATGTTCCGGCAGGCCACGGGCAAGACGCCGCATGACTGGATCGTCGCCAAGCGCGTAGGCCGCTCCAAGGACCTGCTTGGCAAGGAGAAGCTCTCGCTGGCCGAAATCGCGCTCTGTTGCGGTTTTGCCGACCAGAGCCATTTCACGACCTCTTTCCGGAAAGCGACGGGCATGACTCCGCTTCGCTGGCGCCGCGGCCGTGTCTGA
- a CDS encoding ABC transporter ATP-binding protein, translating to MTQPLLLDVRGLDGGYEPLQIFRKIDLQLVPGGSVGLFGPNGHGKTTFLRTLSGIIDPWDGDIFFEGVQLNRPGPRGSRRWRNFNYDAVTRRRMDPKSVARAGLIHVPQGNLLFPDMTVAETLSIAPYAASGRASAAETLDYVFRLFPRVQERLSSKIRFLSGGERQMVAIGVGLMAAPKLLILDEPTLGLSPKLRGELADAIRTIRQSGVPLIVVDQDIAFLESLIDTLYLFDHGRISRRIEKADMPTHEEIMKLMFGEEHQ from the coding sequence ATGACGCAACCGCTTCTTCTCGACGTGCGCGGCCTCGACGGCGGCTACGAGCCGCTGCAGATTTTCCGCAAGATCGACCTTCAACTCGTACCCGGCGGCAGCGTCGGTCTGTTCGGACCGAACGGCCACGGCAAGACGACCTTCCTGCGCACGCTGAGCGGCATCATCGATCCGTGGGACGGCGACATCTTCTTCGAGGGTGTCCAGCTCAACCGGCCGGGACCTCGCGGCAGCCGCCGCTGGCGCAACTTCAACTACGATGCGGTGACGCGCCGGCGCATGGACCCCAAGTCCGTGGCGCGCGCAGGGCTGATCCATGTGCCCCAGGGCAATCTCCTGTTCCCCGATATGACGGTGGCGGAAACGCTGTCGATCGCGCCATATGCCGCTTCCGGACGCGCCTCGGCCGCGGAGACGCTCGACTACGTCTTCAGGCTGTTTCCGCGCGTGCAGGAGCGGCTGAGCTCCAAGATTCGCTTCCTGTCGGGGGGCGAGCGGCAGATGGTGGCGATCGGTGTCGGCCTGATGGCGGCACCCAAACTGCTCATCCTCGACGAGCCGACGCTTGGCCTGTCGCCAAAACTGCGCGGCGAACTCGCCGATGCGATCCGCACGATCCGCCAATCAGGCGTGCCGCTGATCGTCGTCGACCAGGACATCGCCTTCCTCGAGTCGCTGATCGATACGCTCTATTTGTTCGACCACGGGCGCATCTCGCGGCGCATCGAAAAGGCCGACATGCCAACCCACGAGGAAATCATGAAACTCATGTTCGGCGAGGAGCACCAGTGA
- a CDS encoding aminotransferase-like domain-containing protein, with amino-acid sequence MASDLAPAMDDRAKVPGGRRPPFAAWLSTTNDVTKTFLSVAERADVINLAGGLPEPTTYPAEELAGIAAEALRKHGPEVLSYSQIDGLPALRDRLAERFSDEYVRLTRENVIVTTAGMQALDLIGKVLLEQGSVIAAHAPTYLGAIDAWRPRAPRYRPFTPGSNTLDYPTAFEGASFVYTVPNFSNPSGKLVTHGQRVAMVEAAHQTGVWLVEDDPYGGLYYDGAPLPRLLSLSGKLMGEADAEPYRGPVVYTGTLSKEVAPGLRVGWVVAAPEMIRALTVAKQGSDMCTSGLSQRLVLDAMNAGLPERIQPQILALYRARRDALCEAMEEHLGSLFAWEKPQGGMFVWATARNPSLDTDELMRLGLEEGVCVTPSSVFDVTGEDRRAIRINFTLNAPERLHEGVRRLAAAVRRLGQ; translated from the coding sequence GTGGCAAGCGATCTCGCCCCGGCGATGGACGACCGTGCAAAGGTGCCGGGCGGCAGACGGCCGCCATTCGCGGCGTGGCTGTCGACGACCAACGACGTCACCAAGACCTTCCTGTCGGTGGCCGAAAGGGCCGACGTGATCAACCTCGCGGGCGGCTTGCCCGAGCCGACGACCTATCCGGCCGAGGAACTGGCCGGCATCGCTGCCGAGGCGCTTCGCAAGCATGGCCCGGAAGTGCTGAGCTACAGCCAGATCGACGGTTTGCCGGCATTGCGCGACCGTCTGGCCGAACGCTTCAGCGACGAATACGTGCGGCTGACACGCGAAAACGTCATCGTCACCACCGCCGGCATGCAGGCGCTCGACCTGATCGGCAAGGTGCTGCTCGAACAAGGAAGCGTCATCGCCGCGCATGCTCCAACCTATCTTGGCGCGATCGATGCATGGCGGCCGCGCGCGCCGCGCTATCGCCCATTCACACCGGGCAGCAATACGCTGGACTATCCGACGGCATTCGAGGGCGCCAGCTTCGTCTACACGGTGCCCAACTTCTCCAATCCGAGCGGCAAGCTAGTGACGCACGGCCAGCGTGTCGCGATGGTGGAAGCGGCGCACCAGACCGGCGTCTGGCTGGTGGAGGACGACCCCTATGGCGGTCTGTATTATGACGGCGCGCCGCTGCCGCGCCTGCTGTCGCTTTCAGGCAAGCTGATGGGCGAGGCCGATGCGGAACCCTATAGGGGACCCGTCGTCTACACGGGCACGCTTTCCAAGGAAGTCGCGCCGGGCTTGCGTGTCGGCTGGGTAGTCGCCGCGCCCGAGATGATCCGGGCACTGACCGTCGCCAAACAGGGCTCGGATATGTGCACCAGCGGGCTCAGCCAGCGGCTCGTGCTGGATGCCATGAACGCCGGATTGCCCGAGCGGATTCAGCCGCAAATCCTGGCGCTCTACCGCGCGCGCCGCGACGCCTTGTGCGAGGCGATGGAAGAACATCTGGGCTCGCTCTTCGCCTGGGAAAAGCCGCAAGGCGGCATGTTCGTCTGGGCGACGGCGCGCAATCCATCGCTCGACACAGACGAGCTGATGCGGTTGGGGCTGGAGGAAGGCGTCTGCGTCACGCCCAGCAGCGTGTTCGACGTGACCGGCGAGGACCGTCGCGCCATTCGCATCAACTTCACGCTCAACGCGCCCGAGCGGCTGCACGAAGGGGTGCGGCGGCTGGCTGCTGCGGTCCGCAGGCTTGGTCAATGA
- a CDS encoding amidohydrolase family protein, with the protein MSARSIRILEQGPGNMYSGPIIDPHHHLWDLSMGKHAWLVPSDPTVQAIAGLEKIAHDYFPDDYARDAAGHNVVATVHIEALWAGNPVEETRWLETLDKSRGVALRYVAGASLGMGGAERVIAEQAAFDRVTGIRGILSWHPDPKKCFVSDPELGRNADWRRDVALLPAHGLNLELMMYPYQASIVREIADSLPDLQIIINHCGSPIDRDAEGMQRWRDGLKLISVCPNIAIKISNPGAYDHDWTPESIRDVAMHCIDCFGTERSMFGTDYPVSKIQMSYDQIYDTFKTIASALPVEDQAKLFHDNAKRFYRL; encoded by the coding sequence ATGTCGGCGCGCAGCATCCGTATTCTGGAACAGGGGCCAGGCAACATGTATTCGGGACCGATCATCGATCCGCATCACCACCTATGGGATCTTTCCATGGGCAAGCATGCATGGCTGGTGCCGTCCGACCCGACGGTACAAGCCATCGCCGGCCTGGAAAAGATCGCCCACGACTATTTCCCGGATGACTACGCCAGGGATGCGGCCGGCCACAACGTCGTTGCCACCGTGCATATCGAGGCGCTTTGGGCCGGCAATCCGGTCGAGGAGACGCGCTGGCTCGAGACGCTCGACAAGTCCAGGGGCGTCGCGCTGCGCTACGTCGCGGGGGCATCTCTCGGTATGGGCGGCGCCGAGCGGGTGATCGCCGAACAGGCGGCCTTCGATCGCGTGACCGGCATTCGCGGGATCCTGAGCTGGCATCCCGATCCCAAGAAGTGCTTCGTCAGCGATCCCGAACTCGGACGCAACGCCGACTGGCGACGCGATGTCGCGCTTTTACCGGCGCATGGGCTGAACCTCGAACTGATGATGTACCCCTACCAGGCGAGCATCGTGCGCGAGATAGCCGACTCGCTGCCGGACCTCCAGATCATTATCAACCACTGCGGTAGCCCGATCGATCGCGACGCCGAGGGCATGCAGCGCTGGCGCGACGGCCTAAAGCTGATCTCCGTCTGCCCCAACATCGCGATCAAGATCTCCAACCCCGGCGCCTACGATCATGACTGGACACCGGAGAGCATCCGCGATGTCGCCATGCACTGCATCGACTGCTTCGGCACCGAACGCAGCATGTTCGGCACGGATTATCCGGTTTCGAAGATCCAGATGAGTTACGACCAGATCTACGACACATTCAAGACCATTGCCTCGGCCTTGCCCGTGGAAGACCAGGCGAAGCTCTTCCACGACAATGCAAAGCGGTTCTACCGACTATGA
- a CDS encoding DUF1330 domain-containing protein, producing MICTMRVHDAETYKRYTAVTPGTLARYGGRFLTRGEPVTTSEGEPFTQRMVILEFPDRASAEAWYNDPEYQSASEFRRASASDGRMILQEGRPHSAAPDPLV from the coding sequence ATGATCTGCACGATGCGCGTGCATGATGCCGAAACCTACAAGAGATACACGGCGGTGACGCCCGGCACGCTGGCACGCTACGGCGGCAGGTTCCTGACGCGCGGCGAGCCGGTCACGACCTCGGAAGGCGAACCCTTCACGCAGCGCATGGTCATACTCGAATTCCCCGATCGGGCGTCGGCCGAGGCCTGGTACAACGATCCGGAGTACCAGAGCGCGTCGGAGTTTCGCCGGGCGTCGGCTTCCGACGGACGGATGATCCTGCAGGAAGGTCGGCCGCACAGCGCAGCGCCCGATCCATTGGTCTGA
- a CDS encoding ABC transporter ATP-binding protein, with protein MILQADNLTKSFGGLRAVGGVSFTLDANEILGIAGPNGSGKSTLFNIVTGIPFGPDSGRVIFEGREVQDVAPEELARSGIARTFQRESIFPSLSAIDNVLVSVEHSGRRARSRDNEAAAVLALDTVGFPQTLHNAPTATLPIFFRKTLMMASALAMSPRVLLLDEPASSLTPTEIEHMKTLILGLRNAGIAILLIEHVLPLLMTVCDRLVVLDQGKVIAQGLPNDVVADPKVIEAYLGQAK; from the coding sequence ATGATCCTCCAGGCAGACAATCTCACCAAGTCCTTCGGTGGCCTGCGCGCGGTCGGCGGCGTCAGCTTCACGCTTGACGCCAACGAGATCCTCGGCATCGCCGGCCCCAATGGCAGCGGCAAGAGCACGCTCTTCAACATAGTGACCGGCATCCCGTTCGGGCCGGACAGCGGCCGCGTGATCTTCGAAGGCAGGGAGGTCCAGGATGTCGCGCCGGAGGAACTTGCCCGCTCGGGAATCGCCCGCACGTTCCAGCGCGAGAGCATCTTTCCTTCGCTGAGTGCCATCGACAACGTGCTGGTCTCGGTCGAGCACAGCGGTCGCCGCGCGCGGTCCAGGGACAACGAGGCCGCCGCGGTACTTGCCCTCGACACGGTCGGATTCCCGCAGACGCTGCACAACGCGCCGACGGCAACGCTGCCGATCTTCTTTCGCAAGACGCTGATGATGGCGAGCGCGCTGGCCATGTCTCCGCGCGTGCTGCTTCTCGACGAGCCGGCCTCCAGTCTGACGCCGACCGAAATCGAGCACATGAAGACGCTGATCCTGGGGCTGCGTAACGCCGGCATCGCGATCTTGCTCATCGAACACGTGCTGCCACTGCTGATGACGGTGTGTGATCGCCTGGTTGTGCTGGACCAGGGCAAGGTCATCGCCCAGGGCTTGCCCAACGACGTGGTGGCTGATCCGAAGGTGATCGAGGCCTATCTGGGACAGGCGAAATGA
- the argE gene encoding acetylornithine deacetylase, which translates to MTTPLSEIELLDRLVGFDTVSSRSNLELIDFVRSYLDGLGVASTLLPDATGQKANLFATIGPADVPGYVLSGHTDVVPVEGQQWSRDPFRMWEKDGRLYGRGTTDMKGFVACMLARVPTMLAAPLAVPLHLALSYDEEVGCLGAYGLIDHMTRSLPKQLAVFVGEPTEMGVIGGHKGSTGLLTTITGKACHSSRPDLGVNAIFHAIDLIGELRGYAEELAAAPEAESPFELPYTTVSVGVIQGGTARNAIPGDVRFQWDIRATKAGMVEKLVERFGTYCDETVLPVMKAGFSDSAIKTEYAYDVPPLVPSEGSLAETLAKRFARTNQVGTVNYGSEAGIFQRAGVPTIICGPGRDREAHIADEWIAVEQMHRCVDFIDGLIGDARRA; encoded by the coding sequence ATGACGACGCCCCTTTCCGAGATCGAGCTGCTGGACCGCCTGGTCGGCTTCGACACCGTGAGCAGCCGCTCCAACCTCGAACTGATCGACTTCGTGCGATCGTATCTCGACGGACTGGGCGTCGCGAGCACGTTGCTGCCGGATGCGACCGGCCAGAAGGCAAATCTTTTCGCCACGATCGGCCCGGCCGACGTGCCAGGCTATGTGCTGAGCGGCCACACCGACGTCGTGCCGGTCGAGGGCCAGCAGTGGTCGCGCGATCCGTTCCGCATGTGGGAGAAGGATGGCAGGCTCTATGGACGCGGCACGACCGACATGAAAGGTTTCGTCGCCTGCATGCTGGCGCGCGTGCCAACCATGCTCGCCGCGCCGCTTGCCGTGCCCCTCCACCTGGCGCTGTCCTATGACGAGGAGGTCGGCTGCCTCGGTGCCTACGGCCTCATCGACCACATGACCAGGTCTCTGCCCAAACAACTCGCGGTCTTTGTCGGCGAGCCGACCGAGATGGGGGTCATCGGCGGCCACAAGGGCAGCACCGGCCTCCTTACGACGATCACCGGCAAGGCCTGCCATTCCTCGCGCCCGGATCTCGGCGTCAATGCCATCTTCCACGCCATCGACTTGATCGGCGAGTTGCGCGGCTATGCCGAGGAACTGGCTGCCGCGCCCGAGGCCGAATCGCCATTCGAGCTGCCCTACACGACCGTCAGCGTCGGTGTGATCCAGGGCGGCACGGCCCGCAACGCCATTCCCGGCGACGTGCGCTTCCAATGGGACATCCGCGCAACAAAGGCCGGCATGGTCGAGAAGCTGGTCGAGCGTTTCGGCACCTATTGTGACGAGACGGTCCTGCCCGTCATGAAGGCCGGCTTTTCCGACTCCGCGATCAAGACGGAATATGCCTACGACGTTCCGCCGCTGGTGCCGAGCGAGGGTTCGCTGGCCGAAACGCTGGCGAAGCGCTTCGCGCGAACCAACCAGGTCGGCACCGTCAATTACGGCTCGGAGGCCGGAATCTTCCAGCGCGCCGGAGTGCCGACAATCATCTGCGGACCGGGACGCGACCGCGAGGCGCACATCGCCGACGAATGGATCGCCGTGGAGCAGATGCATCGCTGCGTCGACTTCATCGATGGCCTGATCGGCGATGCGAGAAGGGCGTGA
- a CDS encoding ABC transporter substrate-binding protein gives MQSHGLKRYLAAGAVSFTALFAGLNVAAADVVKIGVLAPLTGPSAADGADFVRGVELAVEEQNAKGGVAGHTFEIVSADVKDGSPDNVSSAAQRLINTDGIEVVLTGYASLSLFEVDLFADANLPYLSSGPSGPFAGIVSKNPSNYNCCWSLSPSYKGYETDVLPLVEGLIADGTFKASNKKIAMISSDNPYSKAISEGMKTSFAAAGWTVTVDEMVPFGPVNDWRASLAKVRQDPPALVVNTDYQPANSALFLQQFLDQPTQSLVFLQYAPSVPEFVDLTKEKSNGVLYNLIGGAIDSPNWPRGQEVNKKLTDKYGVKPGVYGSALYEEATIYFKALEKVGDPTNHDAIGKAIGEVTYDAAPGPVAFDPATHLALQDDNHIPVTFWQIWDGQRTLISPKKYSTGKIKLPPWIKQ, from the coding sequence ATGCAGTCGCATGGATTGAAACGCTACCTGGCGGCGGGTGCCGTCAGCTTCACCGCTTTATTCGCGGGCCTGAACGTGGCCGCGGCCGACGTCGTCAAGATCGGGGTGCTCGCGCCGCTGACCGGTCCGTCGGCCGCCGACGGCGCCGACTTCGTGCGCGGCGTGGAGCTGGCGGTGGAAGAGCAGAACGCCAAGGGTGGCGTGGCCGGCCACACGTTCGAGATCGTCTCTGCCGACGTCAAGGACGGCTCGCCCGACAATGTCAGCAGCGCCGCCCAGCGCCTGATCAATACCGACGGCATCGAGGTCGTGCTGACCGGCTATGCCAGCCTGTCGCTGTTCGAGGTCGATCTCTTCGCCGACGCCAACCTGCCGTACCTGTCGTCGGGCCCCTCAGGCCCATTCGCCGGGATCGTCTCGAAGAATCCCTCGAACTACAATTGCTGTTGGTCGCTCTCGCCCTCCTACAAGGGCTACGAGACCGACGTACTGCCGCTGGTCGAAGGTCTGATCGCCGACGGCACGTTCAAGGCTTCCAACAAGAAGATCGCGATGATCTCTTCGGACAATCCCTACTCCAAGGCAATCTCCGAGGGCATGAAGACCTCGTTCGCGGCCGCTGGCTGGACGGTGACCGTCGACGAGATGGTGCCGTTCGGACCTGTCAACGACTGGCGCGCCAGCCTCGCCAAGGTGCGCCAGGATCCACCCGCGCTCGTCGTCAACACCGACTACCAGCCGGCCAACTCCGCGCTCTTCCTGCAACAGTTCCTCGACCAGCCGACGCAGAGCCTGGTGTTCCTGCAATATGCGCCGTCCGTGCCGGAATTCGTCGACCTGACGAAGGAGAAATCGAACGGCGTGCTCTACAACCTGATCGGCGGCGCGATCGACTCGCCGAACTGGCCGCGCGGCCAGGAAGTGAACAAGAAGCTCACCGACAAGTACGGTGTGAAGCCCGGCGTCTATGGCTCGGCGCTCTACGAGGAAGCCACGATCTACTTCAAGGCACTCGAGAAGGTGGGCGACCCGACCAACCATGACGCAATCGGCAAGGCCATCGGCGAGGTGACCTATGACGCGGCCCCCGGCCCAGTTGCGTTCGATCCGGCGACCCATCTCGCCTTGCAGGACGACAACCACATCCCGGTTACCTTCTGGCAGATCTGGGATGGCCAGCGCACGCTGATCTCGCCCAAGAAATATTCCACCGGCAAAATCAAGCTGCCGCCCTGGATCAAGCAGTAA
- a CDS encoding branched-chain amino acid ABC transporter permease — translation MTFDTLTLILLGGVVLGALYALMATGLALVWTTLGIFNFAHGTFIALGAYIAWQVASSEALGGGLLVGALVSVVGMFFIGMAVYYLLIKPFERSPDIVVKSVITTLAGATILENLISIAWGPRNKQLSAVLTGDLQFLDLVMSRNEAAAVIVSLIILAALGIFLQRAPLGRAMRAVAQNREAAQLMGIDVARLYAVAFGLSAALAAIAGVLIGSIRFMNPLMGSDPLMKALIVVIFGGIARFTGPIYAAFIVGLLEAFMTYAVGLYWSPTVLFVIMIVVLVVKPEGLFGKHRKSV, via the coding sequence GTGACCTTCGACACGCTCACGCTGATCCTGCTCGGTGGCGTCGTGCTCGGCGCGCTCTACGCGCTTATGGCGACCGGCCTTGCACTGGTTTGGACCACGCTCGGCATCTTCAACTTCGCGCACGGCACCTTCATCGCGCTCGGCGCCTATATCGCCTGGCAGGTTGCCAGCTCTGAGGCGTTGGGCGGCGGCCTGCTGGTCGGCGCGCTCGTTTCGGTGGTCGGCATGTTCTTCATCGGCATGGCGGTATACTACCTGCTGATCAAGCCGTTCGAACGCAGCCCTGACATCGTGGTGAAATCCGTCATCACGACGCTCGCCGGCGCAACGATCCTGGAGAACCTGATCAGCATTGCCTGGGGGCCACGCAACAAGCAGCTCTCTGCGGTGCTGACTGGTGACCTGCAGTTTCTCGACCTTGTCATGTCGCGCAACGAGGCGGCGGCAGTCATTGTCTCGCTGATTATTCTGGCCGCCCTCGGCATCTTCCTGCAGCGCGCGCCGCTCGGCCGGGCCATGCGCGCCGTGGCGCAGAACCGCGAGGCGGCGCAGTTGATGGGCATCGACGTCGCGCGGCTCTATGCGGTGGCCTTCGGCCTGTCTGCCGCGCTCGCGGCGATCGCCGGCGTGCTGATCGGCTCCATTCGTTTCATGAATCCGCTGATGGGCTCAGACCCCTTGATGAAGGCGCTGATCGTCGTGATCTTCGGAGGCATTGCCCGATTCACCGGGCCGATCTACGCCGCCTTCATCGTCGGCCTGCTGGAAGCCTTCATGACCTATGCGGTTGGCCTCTACTGGAGCCCAACCGTGCTCTTCGTCATCATGATCGTCGTTCTGGTCGTCAAGCCGGAAGGACTCTTCGGCAAGCACAGGAAATCGGTCTGA
- a CDS encoding alpha/beta fold hydrolase: protein MRYSPSFARSSGLIPTLVALAALALLPLVFDGNYLRHLLVLAFVFAIVASSWDLSLGYGGLFNFSHVALFAVGIYAYGLVAKTLGLSPWLGLVAAGGAAGLMAALITLPIMRLSGIYIILVTIAASQVLYQIVISQSQITGGTSGMVSLPGLELFGYRMSRDGKIGYYYLALAMLVASTVLLYKITRSRWGRAIVAMRDHRYYAISRGMSETRTRLFTLTVSAAISGTAGGLYGSYMRVASPDNFGLGLLGLLLSMLLLGGAGTIWGPILAAFFVTMVSEALAEYGAWRNIIMSLLLIVILIFYPGGLWALLQTAREAFDVVRTQATATLRRRSGKAAREALTGGRERIIPTRHGRIAVADGGGNGPALLFIHGNSSAKEVFAEQFKAFGDRYRVISFDLPGHGVSDNADPEQDYSVEAFADVAEDVLETLGVTNAIVFGWSLGGYIAIELAARGYPIRALSISGTPPLRVVPEDIGKSYDATSHFALASRRFLSPSEMRDFATSTTGPRDATTKHLHRAVARTDGRARAYTLGKLPIVDWPRQMRFLRGAAVPFAILNGSKDPFLNHQYFRELKLTQWTGEPADVVGAGHAPFLTMPEAFNARLAAFLEAVGEGHAVSQATDRPMISA, encoded by the coding sequence ATGCGCTACAGCCCGTCCTTCGCCCGCTCGTCGGGCCTCATCCCGACGCTGGTCGCGCTGGCCGCGCTCGCGCTGCTGCCGCTGGTTTTCGACGGCAACTATCTACGTCATCTCCTGGTCCTGGCCTTCGTCTTCGCGATCGTCGCTTCGAGCTGGGACCTCAGCCTCGGTTATGGCGGCCTGTTCAATTTCTCCCATGTCGCGCTCTTCGCGGTCGGCATCTACGCCTATGGCCTCGTGGCCAAAACGCTCGGACTGTCGCCCTGGCTCGGTCTGGTCGCCGCGGGCGGCGCGGCGGGGCTGATGGCAGCGCTGATCACCCTGCCCATCATGCGACTGTCGGGCATCTATATCATCCTGGTGACGATCGCCGCCTCGCAGGTGCTCTATCAGATCGTCATCAGCCAGTCGCAGATCACCGGCGGCACCTCCGGCATGGTAAGCCTGCCGGGGCTCGAACTTTTCGGCTACCGCATGAGCCGCGACGGCAAGATCGGCTACTACTATCTGGCGCTGGCCATGCTCGTGGCGTCGACGGTCCTGCTCTACAAGATCACGCGCTCGCGCTGGGGCCGCGCGATCGTGGCGATGCGCGACCACAGGTACTACGCCATCTCGCGCGGCATGTCGGAGACTCGGACGCGGCTGTTCACCCTTACCGTCAGTGCGGCGATCAGCGGCACCGCCGGCGGTCTTTACGGCTCCTACATGCGCGTCGCTTCGCCCGACAATTTCGGGCTCGGCCTGCTTGGGCTGCTGCTCAGTATGCTCCTGCTCGGTGGCGCAGGGACGATCTGGGGGCCGATCCTGGCCGCCTTCTTCGTCACGATGGTGTCTGAGGCGTTGGCCGAATACGGCGCCTGGCGCAACATCATCATGTCGCTGCTGCTGATCGTTATCCTGATCTTCTATCCGGGTGGTCTATGGGCCTTGTTGCAGACGGCGCGCGAAGCTTTCGACGTCGTCCGCACGCAGGCGACCGCAACGCTTCGCCGCCGTTCGGGCAAGGCCGCGCGCGAGGCGCTGACCGGCGGCCGGGAGCGCATCATCCCCACGCGCCACGGCAGGATCGCGGTCGCCGACGGCGGCGGCAACGGGCCGGCGCTGCTCTTCATCCACGGCAATTCGTCCGCCAAGGAGGTATTTGCCGAACAGTTCAAGGCATTTGGCGACCGCTACCGCGTCATTTCGTTCGACTTGCCTGGCCATGGCGTATCCGACAACGCCGATCCGGAGCAGGACTATTCGGTGGAGGCCTTCGCCGACGTGGCGGAAGACGTGCTGGAGACCCTGGGCGTCACCAACGCCATCGTGTTCGGCTGGTCGCTCGGCGGATACATCGCCATCGAGCTCGCGGCGCGCGGCTATCCGATCCGGGCGCTCTCCATTTCGGGCACGCCGCCCTTGCGTGTCGTGCCCGAGGACATCGGCAAATCCTACGATGCGACGAGCCATTTTGCCCTGGCCAGCCGGCGCTTCCTGTCGCCGAGCGAAATGCGCGACTTCGCGACCTCGACGACCGGGCCAAGGGACGCCACGACGAAGCATCTGCATCGCGCCGTGGCGCGCACCGATGGCCGCGCGCGCGCCTATACGCTCGGCAAGCTGCCGATCGTCGACTGGCCGCGGCAGATGCGCTTCCTGCGGGGCGCCGCCGTGCCCTTCGCGATCTTGAACGGCTCGAAGGATCCGTTCCTCAACCACCAGTATTTCCGCGAACTGAAGCTGACGCAGTGGACAGGCGAGCCAGCCGACGTGGTCGGAGCCGGCCACGCCCCGTTCCTGACTATGCCGGAAGCGTTCAATGCCAGGCTGGCCGCCTTCCTGGAGGCTGTCGGCGAAGGCCACGCCGTGAGCCAGGCAACGGATCGGCCGATGATCTCGGCATGA